In the Bacteroidota bacterium genome, one interval contains:
- the rpmA gene encoding 50S ribosomal protein L27, with product MAHKKGEGKVKNGRESESKRLGIKVYGGQSAIAGNILVRQRGTRHYPGKNVGMGKDHTLFALVDGTVVYKKSKEDRSYVSVVPATA from the coding sequence ATGGCACATAAAAAAGGTGAAGGTAAAGTAAAGAACGGCCGCGAATCGGAAAGTAAACGGTTAGGCATCAAGGTATATGGTGGTCAATCGGCCATTGCAGGTAATATTCTTGTTCGCCAAAGAGGTACTAGGCATTATCCGGGTAAAAACGTAGGTATGGGCAAGGATCATACTTTGTTTGCACTGGTTGATGGTACTGTTGTTTATAAAAAGTCGAAAGAGGATCGTTCATATGTTTCGGTTGTACCGGCCACTGCGTAA
- a CDS encoding transposase: IIERTFSWFENQRRLSKDFEYLLETSEAMIHFAAIKILLNKI; this comes from the coding sequence GATTATTGAAAGAACTTTTTCTTGGTTTGAAAACCAACGAAGATTGAGTAAAGATTTTGAATATTTGCTTGAAACAAGTGAGGCAATGATTCATTTTGCAGCTATAAAAATATTATTGAATAAAATTTAA
- the rplU gene encoding 50S ribosomal protein L21 — protein sequence MYAIVDIAGQQFKVEPKQRVYVHRLEAKEGDSVELKNILLLDNNGKVTVGTPLVEGATVAAKVLSHLKGDKVIIFKKRRRKGYRKLNGHRQYFTQIFIQGIAANGEKMKLEEAPIVKAKGREEVDEVVVEAKPKKTKAAPKAAAKKTTKKK from the coding sequence ATGTACGCAATAGTAGACATAGCCGGGCAGCAATTTAAGGTTGAGCCTAAACAACGAGTATATGTACACCGCCTTGAAGCCAAAGAGGGAGACAGTGTTGAGTTGAAAAACATCCTGCTTCTTGATAATAATGGTAAAGTTACTGTTGGCACTCCGCTTGTTGAAGGTGCAACTGTTGCCGCGAAAGTATTATCTCACCTTAAAGGCGACAAAGTGATCATCTTCAAAAAGAGAAGAAGAAAAGGGTACAGAAAATTAAATGGTCATCGTCAGTATTTTACACAGATATTTATTCAGGGAATTGCCGCGAATGGTGAAAAGATGAAGTTGGAAGAAGCTCCTATAGTAAAAGCTAAAGGTCGCGAAGAAGTGGATGAAGTAGTGGTGGAAGCAAAACCTAAAAAAACAAAAGCAGCCCCTAAGGCAGCGGCAAAAAAAACAACAAAGAAAAAATAA